A genomic segment from Bradyrhizobium diazoefficiens USDA 110 encodes:
- a CDS encoding invasion associated locus B family protein: protein MPMQSRLVALAAGLLLSTGAAYAQQSAKKNAAPAPAAQPAPAPTQPQADGAQQAGWVVRCTSVSRDAPLECAMEQNAVLTKTGQTIVLINIRIAPDTRTPVALLQLPLGLNLPIGAKLQVDEGKTVDLQIQTCENRGCYASTPIAADLLAALRSGKQLKVSFQNMAKETIAIPMPLGDFAAAYDKIK from the coding sequence ATGCCCATGCAATCCAGACTTGTCGCCCTTGCCGCCGGCCTCCTGTTGTCGACCGGTGCCGCGTATGCCCAGCAGAGCGCCAAGAAGAACGCGGCTCCTGCCCCGGCCGCACAGCCCGCGCCGGCGCCGACACAGCCGCAGGCTGACGGCGCGCAGCAGGCCGGCTGGGTCGTGCGCTGCACCAGCGTCAGCCGCGATGCGCCGCTCGAATGCGCGATGGAGCAGAACGCGGTGCTGACCAAGACCGGCCAGACCATCGTCCTGATCAACATCCGCATCGCGCCCGACACCCGCACGCCGGTGGCACTGCTGCAACTGCCGCTCGGCCTCAACCTTCCGATCGGCGCCAAGCTCCAGGTCGACGAGGGCAAGACGGTCGACCTCCAGATCCAGACCTGCGAGAACCGCGGCTGCTACGCCTCGACGCCGATCGCGGCGGACTTGCTTGCAGCCTTGCGGTCGGGCAAGCAGCTGAAGGTCTCCTTCCAGAACATGGCCAAGGAGACGATCGCGATCCCGATGCCGCTGGGCGATTTCGCGGCCGCCTACGACAAGATCAAGTAA
- a CDS encoding multidrug efflux RND transporter permease subunit yields MNAGGISAPFIRYPIGTSLLMAGILFVGLVAYPLLPVAPLPQVDFPTIQITANLPGGSPETMASSVAQPLERQFAQIPGIAQMTSTSYLGTASITIQFDLNRSIDGAANDVQGAINAASGQLPKNLPSPPTYRKVNPADAPILLLSATSETLPLTSVSDAVDAQLAQQISQLSGVAQVFIGGQQKPSIRIQVDPAKLVAKGLSMEDVRSQIAITTVDSPKGNIDGDKRAYTIYANDQLTQSKDWNDVIIAYRNGGPLRIRDIGQAVSGAEDAKQAAWANGKRGVFLVIFKQPGANVIETVDKIKATLPRLVAAIPPAIKIELISDRTTTIRAAVEDVQFTLLLTIALVVMVIFIFLRSFWATVIPTITVPLALLGACALMWVVGYSLDNLSLMALTIAVGFVVDDAIVMLENITRYIEEGESPMAAAFKGSKEIGFTIVSISISLVAVLIPLLLMGGIIGRLFREFAVVLAMTIFVSMFVSLTLTPMMASRFLRAHGEVTHGKFYQWSERAFDGMLRGYEYILDHALAWRRTTLTIFFATLGLSIYLFVLIPKGFFPQQDVGLITATSEASQDISFKEMVRRQEQLGKIILADPDVASVAMSIGGSGRAGNNGNLFITLKPRNQREASAQQIIARLRPQFDKVEGARLYMQAAQDVRLGGRPTRTQFEFTLQDADLGELNDWAPKILAKMQTLPELRDVATDQQTQGTTVQLKINRDTASRYGIQPQLIDDTLYDAFGQRQVTQYFTQLNTYKVILEILPEMQGSLESLNKLYLKSPLTGDQVPLSTFATWTTDPVRPLSISHQGQFPAITISFNLAQGVALGQATEAVQKAMADLGAPPTLNSSFQGTAQAFQQSLGTVPLLILAALVVVYLILGILYESYIHPITILSTLPSAGVGALLILMASGFDFSLIALIGIILLIGIVKKNGIMMVDFAIAAERDEHKTPAESIRQAALLRFRPIMMTTMAALLGGVPLMLGHGTGAEIRQPLGYAMVGGLIVSQALTLFTTPVVYLYLDELNNWFSGWGRSDDGEGHEAPARGTVKQAAE; encoded by the coding sequence ATGAACGCGGGCGGGATTTCGGCACCTTTCATCCGTTATCCCATCGGCACCTCGCTGCTGATGGCGGGCATTCTCTTTGTCGGTCTCGTCGCCTATCCCCTGCTCCCGGTCGCGCCGCTGCCGCAGGTGGACTTTCCGACCATCCAGATCACCGCCAACCTGCCGGGCGGCAGCCCCGAAACCATGGCCTCGTCGGTGGCGCAGCCGCTGGAGCGCCAGTTCGCCCAGATCCCCGGCATCGCCCAGATGACCTCGACAAGCTATCTGGGCACCGCGTCGATCACCATCCAGTTCGACCTCAACCGCAGCATCGACGGCGCGGCCAATGACGTGCAGGGCGCCATCAACGCCGCCAGTGGCCAACTGCCGAAGAATCTTCCCTCGCCGCCGACCTATCGCAAGGTCAACCCGGCCGACGCGCCGATCCTGCTGCTGTCGGCGACCTCGGAGACGCTGCCTCTGACCAGCGTCAGTGACGCAGTCGACGCCCAGCTCGCCCAACAGATCAGCCAGCTCTCCGGCGTCGCGCAGGTGTTCATCGGCGGCCAGCAGAAGCCGTCCATCCGCATTCAGGTCGATCCGGCGAAACTCGTCGCCAAGGGCCTATCGATGGAGGACGTGCGCAGCCAGATCGCGATCACCACGGTCGACAGCCCCAAGGGCAATATCGACGGCGACAAGCGCGCCTACACGATCTACGCCAACGATCAGCTCACCCAGTCCAAGGACTGGAACGACGTCATCATCGCCTATCGCAACGGCGGTCCGTTGCGGATCCGCGACATCGGCCAGGCGGTCAGCGGCGCCGAAGATGCCAAGCAGGCGGCCTGGGCCAACGGCAAGCGCGGCGTGTTCCTGGTGATATTCAAGCAGCCAGGCGCCAACGTCATCGAGACCGTCGACAAGATCAAGGCGACCTTGCCCCGCCTCGTGGCGGCGATTCCGCCCGCGATCAAGATCGAGCTCATCAGCGACCGCACCACGACCATCCGCGCCGCAGTCGAGGACGTGCAGTTCACACTGCTGCTGACCATCGCCCTCGTGGTCATGGTCATCTTCATCTTCCTGCGCAGCTTCTGGGCGACCGTCATTCCCACCATCACGGTTCCACTGGCGCTATTGGGCGCGTGCGCCCTGATGTGGGTCGTCGGCTATTCACTCGACAATCTGTCGCTGATGGCACTCACGATCGCAGTCGGATTTGTTGTCGACGACGCCATCGTGATGCTCGAGAACATCACCCGCTACATCGAGGAAGGCGAATCGCCGATGGCGGCCGCCTTCAAGGGTTCGAAGGAAATCGGCTTCACGATCGTCTCGATCAGCATCTCGCTGGTCGCGGTGCTGATCCCGCTGCTGCTGATGGGCGGCATCATCGGCCGTCTGTTCCGCGAGTTCGCCGTCGTGCTGGCGATGACCATCTTCGTCTCGATGTTCGTGTCGCTGACGCTGACGCCGATGATGGCCTCGCGCTTCCTGCGCGCCCATGGCGAGGTGACCCACGGCAAGTTCTACCAATGGAGCGAGCGCGCCTTTGACGGGATGCTGCGGGGCTACGAATACATCCTCGATCATGCCCTGGCCTGGCGCCGTACCACGCTCACGATCTTCTTCGCCACGCTTGGCCTGTCGATCTACCTGTTCGTCCTGATCCCGAAGGGCTTCTTCCCGCAGCAGGATGTCGGCCTCATCACGGCGACCTCCGAAGCCTCGCAGGACATCTCGTTCAAGGAGATGGTGAGACGCCAGGAGCAACTGGGCAAGATCATCCTGGCCGATCCCGACGTTGCCAGCGTTGCCATGTCGATCGGCGGCAGCGGCCGCGCCGGCAACAACGGCAACCTGTTCATCACGCTGAAACCTCGCAACCAGCGCGAGGCATCGGCCCAGCAGATCATCGCGCGACTGCGTCCGCAGTTCGACAAGGTCGAAGGCGCCCGCCTCTACATGCAGGCGGCCCAGGACGTCCGGCTCGGCGGCCGGCCGACCCGCACGCAGTTCGAGTTCACCCTGCAGGATGCCGATCTCGGCGAGCTCAACGACTGGGCACCGAAGATCCTCGCCAAGATGCAGACGCTGCCGGAGCTGCGCGACGTCGCGACCGACCAGCAGACGCAGGGCACCACGGTCCAGCTCAAGATCAACCGCGACACCGCCTCACGCTACGGCATCCAGCCGCAGCTGATCGACGACACGCTGTACGACGCCTTCGGACAGCGCCAGGTCACGCAGTATTTCACCCAGCTCAACACCTACAAGGTGATCCTCGAGATCCTGCCGGAGATGCAGGGCAGTCTCGAGAGCCTGAACAAGCTCTATCTGAAATCGCCTTTGACCGGCGACCAGGTGCCGCTGTCGACCTTCGCGACCTGGACCACCGATCCGGTCCGCCCGCTCTCGATCAGCCACCAGGGCCAGTTTCCGGCGATCACCATCAGCTTCAACCTCGCCCAGGGCGTCGCGCTCGGCCAAGCCACCGAAGCCGTGCAGAAGGCGATGGCCGATCTCGGCGCGCCGCCGACGCTGAACTCGAGCTTCCAAGGCACTGCGCAGGCGTTCCAGCAGTCGCTCGGCACCGTGCCGCTGCTGATCCTCGCCGCGCTCGTCGTGGTCTATCTGATCCTCGGCATCCTCTACGAGAGCTACATCCATCCGATCACCATCCTGTCGACCCTGCCCTCGGCCGGCGTCGGTGCGCTCCTGATCCTGATGGCGTCCGGTTTCGATTTCAGCCTCATTGCATTGATCGGAATCATCCTCCTGATCGGCATCGTGAAGAAGAACGGCATCATGATGGTCGACTTCGCCATCGCCGCGGAACGCGACGAGCACAAGACGCCGGCGGAATCGATCCGCCAGGCTGCGCTGCTGCGCTTCCGCCCGATCATGATGACGACGATGGCGGCACTGCTCGGCGGCGTGCCGCTGATGCTCGGCCACGGCACCGGCGCCGAGATCCGCCAGCCGCTCGGCTACGCCATGGTCGGCGGGCTGATCGTCAGCCAGGCGCTGACGCTGTTCACCACCCCGGTGGTCTATCTCTATCTCGACGAGCTCAACAATTGGTTCTCGGGCTGGGGCCGTTCGGATGACGGCGAAGGCCACGAGGCACCCGCGCGCGGCACCGTCAAGCAGGCCGCCGAGTAA
- a CDS encoding efflux RND transporter periplasmic adaptor subunit translates to MKKTRPILWILIIAAVASAGYYGWQKFGSPNAGKTQTAQKGPPRAPAVPVSVAPVQKVDFPVYLTGLGTVQGFNTVQVRPRVDGQIDRIAFTEGQIVKEGELLVSIDPRPYQAALDQAKAKKAQDEANLANANLELQRAMKLGEFATAQRVDTQRSTVAQLTAQIAADDAAISNAQTQLDYTQIKAPITGVAGLRQVDVGNIVNASTQTGIVTISQVEPISVIFTAPEDQLAYISEGQKAGALKVIAFTTDGKKTLAEGKLAVINNQVDTTSGTIRLKAVFDNKDHTLWPGQSVSTRLLVRTLKDATVVPDDAVQHSTNGLYAYTVNQDNKAEVHKVKVSYAIDGRSVVDEGLAPGQQVITGGQFKVQPGSLVSTAVASSDPAQNKVRQE, encoded by the coding sequence ATGAAAAAAACACGGCCGATCCTCTGGATTCTGATCATCGCGGCCGTGGCCTCCGCGGGTTACTATGGTTGGCAGAAATTCGGCTCGCCGAATGCCGGAAAAACCCAGACGGCACAAAAAGGTCCGCCCCGCGCCCCCGCCGTTCCCGTGAGCGTTGCGCCGGTCCAGAAGGTCGATTTCCCGGTCTACCTGACCGGTCTCGGCACGGTTCAGGGTTTCAACACCGTCCAGGTCCGGCCCCGGGTTGACGGCCAGATCGACAGGATCGCCTTTACCGAAGGCCAGATCGTCAAAGAGGGCGAGCTTCTGGTCTCGATCGATCCCCGTCCCTATCAAGCCGCGCTCGACCAGGCCAAGGCCAAGAAGGCGCAGGACGAGGCAAATCTGGCGAACGCCAATCTCGAGCTCCAGCGCGCCATGAAGCTCGGCGAATTCGCCACCGCGCAGCGGGTCGACACCCAGCGCTCCACTGTCGCCCAGCTCACCGCCCAGATCGCCGCCGACGACGCCGCGATCTCCAATGCCCAGACCCAGCTCGACTACACCCAGATCAAGGCGCCGATCACCGGCGTCGCCGGCCTGCGCCAGGTCGACGTCGGCAACATCGTCAACGCCTCGACGCAGACGGGTATCGTCACGATCTCGCAGGTCGAGCCGATCTCGGTGATCTTCACCGCGCCTGAAGATCAGCTCGCCTATATCAGCGAGGGCCAGAAGGCCGGGGCACTCAAGGTGATCGCGTTCACCACCGACGGCAAGAAGACACTGGCCGAGGGCAAGCTCGCCGTCATCAACAACCAGGTCGACACGACCAGCGGGACGATCCGGCTCAAGGCGGTGTTCGACAACAAGGACCACACGCTGTGGCCGGGACAGTCGGTCTCGACGCGGCTTCTGGTGCGGACGCTGAAGGACGCGACGGTGGTCCCGGATGATGCGGTCCAGCATTCGACCAACGGCCTTTACGCCTATACCGTCAATCAGGACAACAAGGCCGAAGTGCACAAGGTCAAGGTCAGCTACGCGATCGACGGACGTTCGGTCGTCGACGAAGGCCTCGCGCCGGGGCAGCAGGTGATCACCGGTGGCCAGTTCAAGGTGCAGCCCGGAAGCCTCGTCTCGACGGCGGTGGCGAGTTCGGATCCGGCCCAGAACAAGGTTCGACAGGAATGA
- a CDS encoding TonB-dependent receptor, with amino-acid sequence MGQVVAPKSLRSVAAFDLAYEKSAGISGKKVSAVASLIAAASVSSGAEAQQSNLPPVTVDAPVQRPRPTASKPTPDQVRARNALRRAAPRQQAQQAAPATPSGPADADPYADPAAPYKVDHVQAGGKFPEKLVDTPKSITVLSKEVLEDKNATTLKQAILSTAGVTLGSGEGGNAFGDRFFIRGFDARNDIFIDGVRDSGVSVRENFFTEQVEILRGPGSTFSGRGVAGGAINIVTKQATTAKSFYNMDTTFGTDQTKRVTLDVNQVIDPTLAVRVGGLFQDANVAGRDYVTDNRNGAFVATTWTPTDTVKVTGNYIHTELTGRPDFGVPYYRPSTTSTAGGPFPDFGANRNNWYGFVNRDFFRTGQDIGTINAEVQITPDLMISNKIRASRSTQNYIGTLPEAPKLVDPLSASTLSANPQSRFQVTDVFANQTEATYKFNDDVGFRHTLLGGVEYDRERSSIDSYTGLSSELTTGTPFSGSGSKTDVSVFAPQYTNLPFGIPSLTGSPTKIGIDTVSGYVMDSANYRDLVILNGGFRYDDYSINTRKLGSPGQQSAEFLIPNFNLGLTLKPAPNGSVYVAYATSANPVGAEFDGTSTAYGGLNPNLPGGNTQIFGPEKNKAIELGTKWELFDRHLLLTAALFQTTKENARESQNVGSAAAAAPLGCVYPTGTTGNISCITAGAAYRIRGIDLGVGGKITDKWSVFGGLVLMQSEVTQSLAPSANKALYPTNVGRPLANIAHESFSLLTKYQLTDVWELGGQAVYRSKIYGGTLLAANQGTSIPSYWRFDMFAEAKINKNWQVKLFVNNIFDKRYYDALYQSAAPFVLEAPGRAAYVVLSARY; translated from the coding sequence ATGGGGCAGGTGGTCGCACCGAAGTCGTTGCGTTCGGTCGCAGCATTCGATCTGGCGTATGAAAAGTCCGCGGGCATTTCCGGCAAGAAGGTCTCGGCAGTCGCAAGCCTGATCGCGGCGGCGTCGGTGTCGAGCGGCGCAGAGGCGCAGCAGTCGAACCTGCCGCCGGTGACGGTCGATGCTCCGGTCCAGCGTCCGCGCCCGACGGCCTCGAAGCCCACGCCGGATCAGGTCCGCGCCCGCAACGCGCTTCGCCGCGCCGCGCCGCGCCAGCAGGCCCAGCAGGCTGCTCCGGCGACGCCCTCCGGACCCGCCGACGCGGATCCCTATGCCGATCCGGCCGCGCCCTACAAGGTCGATCACGTGCAGGCCGGGGGCAAGTTTCCGGAGAAATTGGTCGATACGCCGAAGTCGATCACGGTTCTCAGCAAGGAAGTGCTCGAGGACAAGAACGCCACGACGCTGAAACAGGCGATTCTCAGCACGGCTGGCGTGACGCTCGGGTCGGGCGAGGGCGGCAATGCATTCGGTGACCGCTTCTTCATCCGCGGCTTCGACGCGCGCAACGACATCTTCATCGATGGCGTGCGCGATTCCGGCGTCAGTGTGCGCGAGAACTTCTTCACCGAGCAGGTCGAGATCCTGCGCGGTCCCGGCTCGACCTTCTCCGGCCGCGGTGTCGCCGGTGGTGCGATCAACATCGTCACCAAGCAGGCGACGACGGCAAAGAGCTTCTACAACATGGACACCACGTTTGGCACCGACCAGACCAAGCGTGTCACACTCGACGTCAATCAGGTGATCGACCCGACGCTCGCCGTCCGCGTCGGCGGCCTGTTCCAGGATGCCAATGTCGCCGGCCGCGACTACGTCACCGACAATCGAAACGGCGCCTTCGTCGCCACGACCTGGACGCCGACCGATACGGTCAAGGTCACCGGCAACTACATTCACACCGAGCTGACCGGCCGCCCGGATTTTGGCGTGCCATATTATCGGCCTAGCACGACGTCGACTGCCGGCGGTCCGTTTCCGGACTTCGGCGCCAATCGCAATAACTGGTACGGCTTCGTCAACCGTGACTTCTTCCGGACCGGCCAGGACATCGGCACGATCAACGCGGAAGTGCAGATCACCCCCGATCTGATGATCAGCAACAAGATCCGCGCGTCCCGCTCGACGCAGAATTACATCGGTACGCTTCCTGAAGCGCCGAAGCTTGTCGATCCGCTCTCGGCCTCGACGCTGAGTGCAAATCCGCAGAGCCGATTCCAGGTCACGGACGTGTTCGCCAACCAGACCGAGGCAACTTACAAGTTCAACGACGATGTAGGCTTCAGGCACACCTTGCTCGGCGGTGTCGAGTATGATCGCGAGAGATCGTCGATCGACAGTTATACCGGCCTCAGCTCGGAGCTGACGACCGGCACGCCCTTCAGCGGCAGCGGATCGAAGACCGACGTCAGCGTGTTCGCTCCGCAATATACCAATCTTCCCTTCGGGATTCCGAGCCTCACCGGAAGTCCCACCAAGATCGGCATCGACACCGTCAGCGGCTACGTCATGGATAGCGCAAACTATCGTGACTTGGTGATCCTGAACGGCGGGTTCCGCTATGATGACTACAGCATCAACACGCGGAAGCTCGGCAGTCCTGGCCAGCAATCGGCGGAGTTTCTAATTCCGAACTTCAACCTCGGCCTGACGTTGAAGCCGGCACCGAACGGCAGTGTCTATGTGGCGTATGCGACCTCGGCGAACCCGGTTGGTGCCGAATTCGACGGCACCAGCACAGCCTATGGCGGCCTCAACCCGAACCTGCCGGGCGGCAATACGCAGATATTCGGCCCCGAGAAGAACAAGGCCATCGAACTCGGCACCAAGTGGGAGCTGTTCGATCGTCATCTGCTTCTGACCGCAGCGTTGTTCCAGACGACGAAAGAGAACGCACGCGAGTCGCAGAACGTGGGCAGTGCGGCCGCTGCAGCTCCTTTGGGATGCGTCTATCCGACCGGAACGACTGGCAATATATCGTGTATCACCGCTGGAGCAGCCTACCGCATCCGCGGCATCGATCTCGGCGTCGGCGGCAAGATCACCGACAAGTGGAGCGTGTTTGGCGGTCTCGTGCTGATGCAGTCGGAAGTGACGCAGTCGCTGGCGCCGTCGGCCAACAAGGCGCTGTATCCGACCAATGTCGGGCGTCCGCTCGCCAACATCGCGCATGAGTCCTTCAGCTTGCTGACGAAGTACCAGCTCACCGACGTCTGGGAACTGGGTGGGCAGGCGGTCTACCGTTCGAAGATTTACGGCGGCACTTTGCTCGCGGCCAACCAGGGCACGTCGATTCCGAGCTATTGGCGTTTCGACATGTTCGCGGAGGCCAAGATCAACAAGAACTGGCAGGTCAAGCTGTTCGTGAACAACATCTTCGACAAGCGCTACTACGACGCGTTGTACCAGAGCGCGGCACCGTTCGTGCTGGAGGCTCCGGGCCGTGCCGCCTATGTGGTGCTCTCGGCGCGCTACTGA
- a CDS encoding Fe2+-dependent dioxygenase, translating into MLTCIENVLSKDDVADFRRIMDASAWEDGRSTAGSQSAMVKRNEQLPPDSEVARKLGNRIISALTSNPRFIAAAIPLQIFPPLFNRYAATSGHHFGLHVDNAIRGDRLTGLRIRTDLSVTLFLAEPDEYDGGELVIEDTYGSHEVKLPAGDCVLYPSTSLHLVTPVTRGARVASFFWLQSMIRDDQARSMIFDLDTAIQALVERLGRDDPETVKLTGIYHNLIRYWAEV; encoded by the coding sequence ATGCTGACATGCATCGAAAACGTTCTCAGCAAGGATGATGTGGCGGATTTCCGCCGCATCATGGACGCCAGCGCATGGGAGGACGGCCGCTCCACTGCCGGCTCGCAGTCGGCCATGGTCAAGCGCAACGAGCAATTGCCGCCGGACAGCGAGGTCGCGCGCAAGCTCGGCAACCGGATCATCTCGGCGCTGACGTCGAACCCGCGCTTCATCGCGGCGGCGATCCCGCTTCAGATATTCCCGCCGCTGTTCAACCGCTATGCGGCGACCAGCGGTCACCATTTCGGCCTGCATGTCGACAATGCGATCCGCGGCGACCGCCTGACCGGCCTTCGCATCCGCACAGACCTGTCGGTCACGCTGTTCCTCGCCGAGCCGGACGAGTATGACGGTGGCGAACTTGTGATCGAGGACACCTACGGCTCGCACGAAGTCAAGTTGCCAGCCGGCGACTGCGTGCTCTATCCCTCGACCAGCCTGCATCTGGTGACGCCGGTGACCCGGGGAGCGCGGGTTGCATCTTTCTTCTGGCTTCAGAGCATGATACGGGACGATCAAGCCCGGAGCATGATCTTTGACCTCGACACCGCGATACAGGCGCTGGTGGAACGGCTCGGGCGTGACGATCCCGAAACGGTCAAATTGACGGGTATCTATCACAACCTCATTCGCTACTGGGCCGAAGTATGA
- the exbB gene encoding tonB-system energizer ExbB: protein MKIMSFQASRAAVLMLAAAWLASPVSAQTQTPPAAPAQSTARPAPISPVPAAPSTPAPAVPAPAASTATAPAAATASPAAIAPATAKPDAASATAPAMKELSPWVMFMSADVIVKAVMIGLAFASLMTWTVLIAKSIELSVASGRLRSALKKISEARSLAEAQMALGTKEGILPSFLAAALREARMSAGLSSDAGIKERAASSFSEIVRAEARRIRIGMGVLATIGSTSPFVGLFGTVWGIMNSFIGISKSQTTNLAVVAPGIAEALLATAIGLVAAIPAVIIYNHFSRVTKSYLELVSRASGAAGRLLSRDLDRSHGSVHSRAAE from the coding sequence ATGAAGATCATGTCCTTCCAAGCAAGCCGTGCCGCAGTCTTGATGCTGGCGGCCGCCTGGCTCGCATCTCCGGTTTCTGCCCAGACACAGACCCCGCCTGCGGCCCCGGCACAGTCTACGGCCCGGCCGGCTCCGATCAGCCCGGTCCCAGCGGCACCATCGACGCCCGCGCCTGCCGTCCCGGCGCCTGCGGCCTCGACGGCGACCGCTCCCGCGGCAGCGACGGCATCCCCCGCAGCCATCGCTCCGGCGACTGCGAAGCCCGACGCCGCGTCCGCTACCGCGCCGGCCATGAAGGAATTGTCGCCCTGGGTGATGTTCATGTCGGCGGACGTCATCGTGAAGGCGGTGATGATCGGGCTCGCCTTCGCATCGCTGATGACCTGGACCGTCCTCATCGCCAAGTCGATCGAGCTGTCGGTCGCGTCCGGCAGGCTTCGCTCGGCGCTGAAGAAGATCTCGGAGGCACGGTCGCTCGCTGAAGCGCAGATGGCGCTCGGCACCAAGGAGGGCATCCTGCCGTCCTTCCTGGCGGCAGCGCTGCGCGAGGCACGGATGTCGGCCGGCCTGTCCAGCGATGCCGGCATCAAGGAGCGCGCGGCCTCGAGCTTTTCCGAGATCGTGCGCGCGGAGGCGCGGCGCATCCGCATCGGCATGGGCGTGCTCGCGACCATCGGCTCCACGTCGCCCTTCGTCGGCCTGTTCGGCACGGTCTGGGGCATCATGAACAGCTTCATCGGCATCTCGAAGTCGCAGACCACGAACCTCGCCGTGGTCGCGCCCGGCATCGCCGAGGCGCTGCTCGCCACCGCGATCGGCCTCGTCGCCGCGATCCCTGCGGTCATCATCTACAATCACTTCTCGCGCGTGACGAAGAGCTATCTCGAGCTCGTCAGCCGTGCCTCGGGCGCGGCGGGGCGGCTGCTCTCGCGCGATCTCGATCGCAGCCACGGCAGCGTGCATTCGCGCGCGGCGGAGTGA
- the exbD gene encoding TonB system transport protein ExbD: MAVSLADNDDDDDFSETHDINVTPFIDVILVLLIIFMVAAPLSTVDLPIDLPTSSSTPQKKPDKPTYLSIKRDLTLAIGEDSVHRAELIGTLDGLSDMSKDKYVFLRADRSVPYGELMGVMELLRSGGYTRVKLVALEGPPTAAGSAAAGAAQP; encoded by the coding sequence ATGGCCGTTTCGCTCGCAGACAACGATGATGACGACGACTTCTCGGAAACGCATGACATCAACGTCACGCCGTTCATCGACGTCATCCTGGTGCTGCTGATCATCTTCATGGTCGCAGCCCCGCTCTCGACGGTCGATCTGCCGATCGATCTGCCGACGTCGAGCTCGACGCCGCAGAAGAAGCCGGACAAGCCGACCTATCTCAGCATCAAGCGCGATCTGACGCTCGCCATCGGAGAGGATTCCGTCCACCGCGCCGAGCTGATCGGCACGCTCGACGGGCTGTCCGACATGAGCAAGGACAAGTACGTCTTCCTGCGTGCCGATCGCTCCGTGCCCTATGGCGAGTTGATGGGCGTCATGGAGCTGTTGCGCTCCGGCGGCTACACGCGGGTGAAGCTGGTTGCGCTCGAAGGCCCGCCCACGGCGGCGGGATCGGCCGCCGCTGGCGCGGCGCAGCCATAG
- a CDS encoding energy transducer TonB family protein yields MSDVELEPRPARRLWILAAVAALALHLGGAALALANLRADDGDEGLGAAGAEFAVEMTSPPVQESDRAPGPTDSEEQEERPALPEQKAEVKETDLPQDRPQQAEDPDRLVTENKPKKEQDDDPKVAAVETPAMEASQKSVAMERQTFEDATREAEKAMAPVLGIGKDILKLTADWNRKISAHLSAHKVNPEGKEPNNQTVKVSFALNRRGNVISVDVVESSGDAAYDAAAISMVHKSDPFPTPPAALTEDRIERTVPIIFKPPDEKKKKKTAQRQ; encoded by the coding sequence ATGTCCGACGTCGAACTCGAACCCAGACCAGCCCGGCGGCTTTGGATTTTGGCGGCGGTTGCGGCGCTCGCGCTCCATTTGGGCGGGGCCGCGCTGGCGCTCGCGAACCTGCGGGCCGACGATGGCGACGAGGGGCTGGGCGCTGCGGGAGCGGAGTTCGCGGTCGAGATGACGTCGCCGCCGGTTCAGGAGTCCGACAGGGCACCCGGGCCGACGGACTCTGAGGAGCAGGAAGAGCGCCCGGCGCTGCCCGAGCAGAAGGCCGAGGTCAAGGAGACGGATCTTCCACAGGATCGGCCGCAACAGGCCGAGGATCCCGATCGCCTCGTCACCGAGAACAAGCCGAAGAAGGAGCAGGACGACGATCCGAAGGTGGCCGCCGTCGAAACGCCGGCCATGGAGGCATCGCAGAAGTCGGTCGCCATGGAGCGCCAAACCTTTGAAGACGCCACGCGCGAGGCCGAGAAGGCGATGGCGCCGGTTCTCGGCATCGGCAAGGACATCCTGAAGCTGACGGCCGACTGGAACCGTAAGATCAGCGCGCACCTATCTGCGCACAAGGTCAACCCGGAGGGCAAGGAGCCCAATAACCAGACGGTCAAGGTGAGCTTCGCGCTCAACCGACGGGGGAACGTGATCTCGGTTGACGTCGTGGAGTCGTCCGGAGATGCGGCTTACGATGCCGCCGCGATCTCCATGGTCCACAAATCCGATCCTTTCCCGACACCGCCCGCCGCGCTGACCGAGGACCGGATCGAGCGCACGGTCCCCATCATCTTCAAGCCGCCGGACGAGAAGAAAAAGAAGAAGACGGCTCAGCGCCAGTAG